One segment of Clostridium botulinum DNA contains the following:
- a CDS encoding MogA/MoaB family molybdenum cofactor biosynthesis protein — MYTVGIITSSDKGYVGEREDKSGAVIKEIVECNDFEVVRQIILPDDKERLSKEFIYMSDELNVNLILSTGGTGFSPRDITPEVTKMVIEREAPGICEAIRYYSLQITKRAMLSRAVSGIRGKTLIVNLPGSPKACKEALGFVLNDIKHGIDILLEKSKECARK, encoded by the coding sequence ATGTATACAGTTGGAATTATTACGAGTAGTGATAAAGGATATGTAGGTGAAAGAGAAGATAAAAGTGGAGCAGTAATAAAGGAAATAGTGGAATGTAATGATTTTGAAGTTGTAAGGCAAATAATTCTTCCTGATGATAAGGAGAGATTGTCAAAAGAATTTATATATATGAGTGATGAACTTAATGTTAATCTTATTTTAAGTACAGGAGGAACTGGATTTTCTCCAAGAGATATAACTCCAGAGGTGACTAAGATGGTTATTGAAAGAGAAGCACCAGGAATATGTGAAGCCATAAGATATTATAGTCTTCAAATAACTAAAAGAGCAATGTTATCAAGAGCTGTTTCTGGAATTAGAGGAAAAACATTAATAGTTAATTTGCCAGGAAGTCCAAAAGCATGTAAGGAAGCATTAGGATTTGTATTAAATGATATAAAACATGGAATAGATATTTTATTAGAAAAATCAAAAGAATGCGCAAGAAAATAA
- a CDS encoding DUF3785 family protein, with protein MEYKFVYDDKEYLLNKENCDGIFLDSDDESEEIEELSLDIILNALCEGDNVNFSKEFYGDKCYCDSQEKINKSYAYLEYHFYIYTKENKYVINTLCKEYKNTSYNKLARAGKIDNSYIVSIVVCPCCGNYTIEIEQCTV; from the coding sequence ATGGAATATAAGTTTGTATATGATGATAAAGAATATCTATTAAATAAGGAAAATTGCGATGGTATATTTTTAGATTCTGATGATGAATCTGAAGAAATTGAAGAATTATCATTAGATATAATTTTAAATGCTTTATGTGAAGGTGATAATGTTAATTTTTCAAAAGAATTCTACGGAGATAAATGCTACTGTGATTCTCAAGAAAAAATAAATAAATCTTATGCTTATTTAGAATATCATTTTTATATTTATACAAAAGAAAATAAGTATGTAATAAATACACTATGTAAAGAATATAAAAATACATCTTATAATAAGCTTGCTAGAGCTGGAAAAATAGATAATAGTTATATTGTTAGCATAGTTGTTTGTCCTTGTTGTGGTAATTACACAATAGAAATTGAGCAATGTACAGTTTAA